One region of Salinibacterium sp. TMP30 genomic DNA includes:
- the secF gene encoding protein translocase subunit SecF has translation MASFSKFGNDLYTGELSVNFIGRRRVWYILAAVLLVISIVVPALRGGYVFGIEFTGGSQFQIDSVEALASPDTSAEAQNLASDTVTGVVADAAPKVTVVGTNSLRVQTEQLESDQSNAVRDALAGAFNVDNDQVAASFVGPSWGADITSSALRALLVFIALAAIMMAIYFRTWKMSIAAMIALLHDIVITAGVYGIFGFEITPSAVIGFLTILGFSLYDTVVVFDKIRENTSEDGSESRRTFSESVNLAVNQTLVRSINTGVVAALPVAAILFIGAYVLGAGTLRDIALALFIGILVGTYSTIFIAAPLYAQFRENEPDILSRTKRLTAARAVEKDRK, from the coding sequence ATGGCTAGCTTCTCGAAGTTCGGCAACGACCTCTACACCGGTGAACTATCGGTGAACTTCATCGGCCGCCGCCGAGTGTGGTACATCCTTGCGGCAGTATTGCTCGTTATATCGATCGTTGTTCCCGCACTCCGGGGTGGCTACGTTTTCGGCATCGAATTCACTGGCGGCTCGCAGTTTCAAATTGATTCGGTAGAAGCTCTCGCAAGCCCAGACACGAGTGCGGAAGCGCAAAACTTGGCCAGTGACACCGTAACTGGTGTTGTTGCCGATGCTGCCCCTAAGGTCACTGTCGTCGGCACCAATTCTCTGAGAGTTCAAACTGAACAGCTCGAGTCCGATCAGTCGAACGCTGTACGCGACGCACTCGCCGGTGCGTTCAATGTCGACAATGATCAAGTGGCGGCGTCGTTTGTTGGCCCCTCCTGGGGTGCCGACATCACCAGTTCGGCTCTTCGCGCTTTGCTCGTGTTCATCGCGCTTGCCGCGATCATGATGGCGATCTACTTCCGTACCTGGAAGATGTCGATCGCCGCGATGATTGCTCTGCTCCATGACATTGTGATCACCGCCGGCGTCTACGGAATCTTCGGGTTCGAGATCACCCCATCTGCAGTCATTGGCTTTTTGACAATTCTCGGCTTCTCGCTGTACGACACAGTGGTCGTATTCGATAAGATTCGTGAGAACACGTCAGAAGATGGTTCTGAGTCTCGACGTACGTTCTCGGAGTCAGTCAACTTGGCTGTCAACCAGACTCTAGTTCGGTCGATTAACACGGGAGTTGTTGCGGCCCTGCCCGTTGCCGCAATTCTCTTCATCGGTGCCTACGTTCTCGGGGCAGGCACGTTACGCGATATTGCGCTCGCGCTCTTCATCGGAATCTTGGTCGGTACCTACTCGACCATCTTCATTGCCGCACCGCTTTACGCTCAGTTCCGAGAGAACGAGCCAGACATCCTCAGCCGGACCAAACGGTTGACAGCGGCGCGTGCCGTAGAGAAGGACCGCAAGTAG
- a CDS encoding bifunctional (p)ppGpp synthetase/guanosine-3',5'-bis(diphosphate) 3'-pyrophosphohydrolase, with translation MSESPQSSASFRALLPRIFSRAQPAGAVENLLRTVKTHHPKANLALIERAYAAAFRAHDGQKRKSGEPYITHPVAVAQILADLGIGEKTIAAALLHDTVEDTAYSLDELRVEFGDEIAMLVDGVTKLDKVKYGDSAQAETVRKMIVAMSKDIRVLVIKLADRLHNARTWGFVPQESAARKAQETLEIYAPLAHRLGIQAIKIELEDLSFAVLHPKLYVEIDSLVTKRSPMRDEFVKEVIASVNDDLKTSRIKGTVAGRPKQYYSIYQKMILRGREFDEIYDLVGIRVLVNSVRDCYAVLGSIHARWNPIPGRFKDYIATPKFNLYQSLHTTVIGPQGRAVEIQIRTNEMHHRAEFGVAAHWKYKDRSAGKVADSGPVDNDMAWLAHITDWQAETSDPGEFLESLRFEIGAKEVYVFTPQGKVIGLPAGATPVDFAYAVHTEIGHRTMGAKVNGRLVPLETELTSGESVEVFTSKSPDAAPSQDWLSFVKSTRARNKIRAWFTKERRDEAIEQGKDAIARAMRKQNMPLQKLMSQESFADLAATMRYEDVSALYAAVGEGHVSTQSVIEKLLASLSSGTEEDEVDLTFPSQGKLRPYKHSDSGILVRGAPDILVKLARCCTPVPGDAVVGFVTRGAGVSVHRADCKNVQSLLDEPERMIDVEWAPTSKSLFLVQIQVEALDRAGLLSDITKVLSETHVNILSATVNTSTNRLAISKFVFEMGDTTHLDRVLNAVRRVDAVYDVYRVNSG, from the coding sequence ATGAGTGAATCACCACAGTCGTCTGCCTCGTTCCGAGCGCTATTGCCTCGGATTTTCTCTCGAGCACAGCCTGCGGGCGCGGTTGAGAATCTTCTGCGTACGGTAAAGACCCATCACCCCAAAGCAAACCTAGCTCTCATTGAGCGTGCTTATGCTGCCGCATTCCGTGCGCACGATGGCCAGAAGCGCAAGAGCGGTGAGCCATACATCACGCACCCGGTCGCGGTTGCACAGATTCTCGCGGATCTTGGCATTGGTGAAAAGACCATCGCTGCGGCCCTGTTACACGACACAGTAGAAGACACTGCCTATTCGCTCGATGAACTGCGCGTTGAGTTCGGCGATGAGATTGCCATGCTGGTCGATGGCGTGACCAAGCTCGACAAGGTCAAATACGGCGATAGCGCGCAGGCAGAAACCGTGCGCAAGATGATCGTCGCGATGTCGAAAGACATTCGTGTTCTCGTCATTAAGTTGGCCGACCGCCTCCACAATGCCCGAACCTGGGGCTTCGTACCGCAGGAGTCGGCGGCGCGAAAAGCACAAGAGACGCTTGAGATCTACGCTCCGCTCGCACACCGTTTGGGTATCCAAGCGATCAAGATCGAACTTGAAGACCTTTCTTTCGCGGTCTTGCATCCCAAGCTCTATGTCGAGATCGACAGCCTAGTTACTAAGCGTTCGCCCATGCGCGACGAGTTCGTGAAGGAAGTTATTGCATCAGTCAATGACGACCTCAAAACTTCGCGGATCAAGGGAACCGTGGCTGGTCGCCCCAAACAGTATTACTCGATCTACCAAAAGATGATCCTCCGCGGTCGCGAATTCGATGAGATCTACGATCTGGTTGGGATTCGAGTGCTCGTGAACTCTGTTCGCGACTGCTATGCAGTTCTCGGATCTATTCATGCGCGTTGGAACCCGATTCCTGGTCGATTCAAGGACTACATCGCGACTCCTAAATTCAATCTTTACCAATCTCTACATACAACGGTCATTGGTCCTCAAGGACGAGCAGTCGAGATCCAGATTCGAACCAATGAGATGCATCACCGGGCCGAATTCGGGGTGGCAGCACATTGGAAGTATAAGGATCGTAGTGCGGGCAAGGTGGCTGACTCGGGCCCCGTGGATAACGATATGGCGTGGCTCGCCCACATCACAGACTGGCAGGCTGAAACTTCCGACCCCGGTGAATTCCTTGAATCATTGCGATTCGAGATAGGTGCGAAGGAGGTTTATGTCTTCACGCCTCAGGGGAAGGTCATTGGGCTTCCCGCGGGCGCTACCCCCGTCGATTTTGCATACGCGGTCCACACTGAGATCGGGCATCGCACGATGGGTGCCAAAGTCAACGGTCGTCTTGTCCCATTGGAGACGGAGCTCACGAGTGGTGAGTCAGTCGAAGTGTTCACGTCGAAGAGTCCTGATGCGGCTCCGAGCCAGGACTGGCTTAGTTTTGTCAAGAGCACTCGTGCTCGCAATAAGATCCGTGCGTGGTTTACAAAAGAGCGTCGTGACGAAGCTATCGAGCAGGGCAAGGATGCCATTGCTCGGGCGATGCGCAAGCAGAACATGCCGCTGCAGAAGCTTATGAGCCAAGAATCCTTCGCAGATCTGGCCGCGACAATGCGGTACGAAGACGTGTCGGCGCTGTATGCAGCAGTCGGCGAGGGGCACGTTTCGACGCAGTCTGTGATCGAGAAGCTTCTCGCTTCCTTGAGTTCTGGCACGGAAGAGGATGAGGTCGACCTCACTTTCCCGTCGCAGGGAAAACTGCGCCCGTACAAGCATTCAGACTCGGGAATTCTTGTTCGCGGTGCACCGGATATCTTGGTCAAGCTGGCTCGTTGTTGCACCCCGGTCCCGGGGGATGCGGTCGTTGGCTTCGTCACGCGCGGCGCCGGTGTTTCGGTTCACCGCGCGGATTGCAAGAACGTGCAGTCACTCCTTGACGAGCCTGAGCGCATGATCGATGTCGAGTGGGCACCTACGTCTAAGAGCTTGTTCCTTGTGCAGATTCAGGTTGAAGCTCTTGACCGAGCTGGGCTGCTGTCAGATATTACAAAGGTGCTGAGCGAAACGCACGTGAACATCCTGTCTGCAACGGTGAACACGTCGACAAACCGCCTTGCGATCAGCAAGTTTGTGTTTGAGATGGGCGACACTACTCATCTCGACCGGGTCCTCAACGCTGTGCGGCGAGTCGACGCTGTCTACGACGTTTACCGCGTCAACAGCGGATAG
- a CDS encoding DUF349 domain-containing protein: MATHEQNEWGRVDETGTVFVREAEGERAVGQYPDGTPEEALAYFTRKYHELAGQVTLLEQRVKNGAPAADVSKAIGALNQSIATANAVGDLAALSVRVEALGGSVTELTEKQSEEAKVALGEAIATRTALVVEAETLAAADPAKAQWKQVTAQIDDIFARWKAHQADGPRLPKAEANELWKRFRAARSTIDTHRRAFFAELDSSHKQARADKQALVDEAETLMSQGADAIPTYRRLLDRWKAAGRAGKKFDDALWAKFKQAGDVLYAAKSEIDAQDDVEFTANWELKKALLDEAEPLVAATDRAQAKKTLLSIQKRWDEIGKVPRDKIKVAEDRLRKIETAVRKLDEDHWNKSNPERQERSEGFLGQLNEAIAKLESELAQAQATGDAKKIAAAKDALDARKAWLGALK; the protein is encoded by the coding sequence TTGGCTACACACGAGCAGAACGAGTGGGGACGCGTCGATGAGACGGGTACCGTCTTTGTACGCGAAGCAGAAGGCGAACGCGCTGTCGGTCAATACCCCGATGGAACGCCCGAAGAAGCGTTGGCCTACTTCACACGGAAGTACCACGAGCTAGCAGGCCAAGTAACGCTGCTCGAACAGCGTGTAAAGAATGGCGCTCCCGCCGCCGACGTCTCGAAGGCAATCGGCGCCCTCAACCAGTCAATTGCTACCGCTAACGCCGTCGGAGATCTCGCGGCGCTCAGCGTGCGCGTGGAGGCCCTGGGTGGCTCAGTAACTGAGCTCACCGAAAAGCAGAGCGAAGAAGCCAAGGTTGCGCTCGGAGAAGCGATTGCCACGCGCACCGCGCTGGTGGTTGAAGCCGAGACTCTCGCGGCCGCCGATCCTGCAAAGGCGCAGTGGAAGCAAGTTACAGCGCAGATCGATGACATTTTTGCTCGCTGGAAGGCGCATCAAGCGGATGGTCCTCGCCTTCCCAAGGCAGAAGCCAACGAACTGTGGAAGCGGTTCCGAGCCGCCCGCAGCACCATTGATACTCATCGACGTGCCTTTTTTGCCGAGCTTGACTCTTCCCACAAGCAGGCACGCGCTGATAAACAGGCCCTTGTTGACGAAGCTGAAACCTTGATGTCGCAGGGCGCTGACGCCATCCCTACCTACCGCCGCCTACTCGATCGGTGGAAGGCCGCTGGCCGCGCTGGCAAAAAGTTTGACGACGCTCTGTGGGCAAAGTTCAAGCAGGCCGGTGATGTGCTCTACGCCGCAAAGTCGGAAATCGATGCTCAGGACGACGTCGAGTTCACCGCGAACTGGGAACTGAAGAAGGCGCTGCTCGACGAGGCAGAGCCACTCGTGGCCGCAACAGACCGCGCTCAGGCAAAAAAGACGCTGCTTTCGATCCAGAAGCGTTGGGACGAAATCGGCAAGGTTCCCCGCGACAAAATCAAGGTCGCCGAGGACCGCCTGCGCAAAATCGAGACTGCCGTGCGCAAGCTCGATGAAGACCACTGGAACAAAAGCAATCCTGAACGCCAAGAACGTTCCGAAGGATTCTTGGGCCAGCTCAACGAAGCAATCGCCAAGCTCGAGTCCGAACTTGCTCAAGCGCAGGCAACCGGCGACGCGAAGAAAATCGCGGCGGCTAAAGACGCGCTTGATGCGCGCAAGGCATGGCTCGGCGCACTCAAGTAG
- a CDS encoding peptidylprolyl isomerase, with protein MVASSKKHSREQRDARERLRHYSARNTVHENSLARRKRDNLLSVGVGLVVIALVATAQVFYFSAGPGTPEPTPSFTPDPSASAPVQENIGDVPDASVSEGRIWTGELTLNDVALGIELDGAAAPQAVASIVDSISSDYYAGTTCHRLVKTDNAGLIQCGSLDGTGASDPDYAYGPVENAGVGGFYPAGTIAMARTGNNAFSNGRQFFIVFDDAIIPDDAAGGYSIVGSVVSGLDALQSEIIAGGIVDDAEDGAPVIATSITGFTIQ; from the coding sequence ATGGTGGCATCCAGCAAGAAGCATTCACGCGAGCAACGAGACGCTCGGGAACGCCTGCGCCACTACTCTGCTCGTAACACCGTCCATGAGAACTCTCTTGCGCGACGCAAGCGGGACAACCTTCTCTCGGTAGGCGTCGGACTCGTCGTCATTGCTCTCGTGGCGACCGCTCAAGTGTTCTACTTCAGCGCTGGCCCCGGAACACCAGAACCAACACCGTCGTTTACACCAGATCCCTCCGCTTCTGCTCCAGTACAAGAGAACATCGGTGACGTGCCAGATGCATCTGTTTCCGAGGGCCGCATCTGGACCGGCGAACTCACTCTCAACGACGTTGCGCTCGGAATCGAACTCGATGGAGCTGCAGCGCCCCAAGCCGTCGCCTCTATTGTTGATTCCATTTCTTCCGACTATTACGCAGGAACAACCTGCCACCGACTCGTGAAAACGGACAATGCTGGACTCATCCAGTGCGGCTCGCTTGACGGAACGGGCGCGAGCGACCCCGACTATGCCTACGGGCCAGTCGAAAACGCGGGAGTTGGTGGTTTCTACCCTGCGGGCACAATCGCGATGGCGCGCACTGGCAACAACGCGTTCTCCAATGGACGACAATTCTTCATCGTTTTTGACGATGCAATAATCCCTGACGACGCCGCCGGCGGCTACAGCATTGTCGGCTCGGTCGTTTCTGGTCTCGATGCTTTGCAATCCGAGATCATCGCTGGAGGCATCGTCGACGATGCCGAAGATGGGGCCCCGGTGATTGCCACAAGCATCACGGGCTTCACGATCCAGTAA
- a CDS encoding replication-associated recombination protein A: protein MDASATLYSGATPLAVRMRPLALDEIVGQKHLLKRGSPLMSLATDVEGSHGSASIILWGPPGTGKTTIAKAIARGSQRKFVELSAVSAGVRDVRQTMDEALSARDLYGVSTVLFLDEIHRFTKAQQDALLPGVENGWVILIAATTENPSFSVISPLLSRSLLLTLNQLDDDDLGELIDRAVSDDRGLKDAVVLEPEARALLVRLSSGDARRALTALEASAVSAANDDNAKTPAVVTAEHVANAADRALLRYDRQGDEHYDVISAFIKSVRGSDVDAALHYLARMIEAGEDPRYIARRVIISAAEDVGIADPQALVLAVAAADAVQLIGMPEGRIPLAEAVVYLATAPKSNAAYVALDAAIADVRAGKIGRVPKPLRDAHYPGAKRLGHGKGYRYSHDSEFGVVAQQYLPDVLKGTEYYSPTNNGNEREVSARLAKLREIIHGD from the coding sequence ATGGATGCTTCCGCGACTCTGTACAGCGGGGCCACGCCGCTTGCCGTGCGTATGCGTCCGCTGGCACTTGATGAGATTGTCGGGCAGAAGCACTTACTTAAGCGCGGTTCGCCCCTGATGAGTCTCGCGACGGATGTCGAGGGTAGTCACGGTTCGGCATCCATTATTTTGTGGGGTCCGCCCGGCACGGGGAAGACGACGATTGCCAAAGCCATAGCGCGGGGATCGCAGCGTAAGTTCGTGGAGCTCTCCGCGGTTTCGGCCGGTGTGCGGGATGTTCGCCAAACGATGGACGAGGCCCTCAGCGCACGAGATTTGTATGGCGTCTCTACTGTGCTATTTCTCGACGAGATTCATCGGTTCACGAAGGCCCAGCAGGATGCTCTTCTTCCCGGTGTCGAAAACGGTTGGGTAATCCTGATCGCGGCGACCACCGAAAATCCATCGTTCTCGGTGATTTCCCCATTGCTGTCTCGATCGCTGCTCTTGACGCTCAATCAGCTTGACGATGATGACCTAGGGGAGTTGATCGATCGTGCCGTGAGTGACGACCGCGGTCTCAAGGACGCGGTAGTTCTCGAACCAGAAGCGCGCGCGTTGCTCGTTCGGCTGTCGTCGGGTGACGCTCGTCGCGCACTGACCGCTCTTGAAGCGTCCGCAGTGTCAGCAGCTAACGATGACAACGCGAAGACACCCGCGGTCGTGACGGCTGAGCATGTCGCCAACGCGGCAGATCGAGCCCTGTTGCGCTATGACCGTCAGGGCGACGAGCACTACGACGTTATTAGCGCGTTCATTAAGTCTGTGCGCGGCTCTGATGTTGATGCTGCGTTGCACTACTTGGCAAGGATGATTGAGGCAGGCGAGGATCCGCGATACATCGCTCGGCGCGTGATCATCAGTGCTGCTGAAGATGTGGGCATTGCTGACCCGCAGGCGCTTGTGCTTGCTGTGGCCGCTGCAGACGCTGTGCAGCTCATTGGCATGCCCGAAGGTCGTATTCCGTTGGCAGAAGCTGTTGTGTATCTGGCAACAGCCCCGAAGTCGAATGCTGCCTACGTGGCGTTGGATGCGGCGATTGCCGACGTTCGTGCTGGCAAGATTGGCCGTGTGCCAAAGCCCCTTCGTGATGCCCACTATCCGGGCGCGAAGCGATTGGGCCACGGTAAGGGCTACCGGTACTCTCACGATTCGGAGTTTGGCGTTGTTGCGCAGCAGTATTTGCCCGATGTGCTGAAGGGCACGGAGTACTACTCGCCGACCAACAACGGAAATGAGCGTGAAGTTTCGGCGCGTTTGGCCAAGTTGCGCGAAATCATCCATGGCGACTAG
- the rpsD gene encoding 30S ribosomal protein S4 — protein sequence MSTKSRTRSKTRLSRALGIALTPKAAKYLEKRPYAPGEHGRTRRKQDSDYAVRLREKQRLRAQYGIREAQLKIQFEEARKTAGLTGENLVEQLEMRLDALLVRSAIARTTAQARQMIVHRHILVDGQLVDRPSFRVKPGQLMHVKARSEGMEIFQVAAAGGHVDVLPKTPGYLEVEIDKLQARLVRRPKRAEVPVTCEVQLVVEYYAAR from the coding sequence GTGTCTACTAAGTCACGTACTCGCAGCAAGACTCGCCTCTCGCGCGCACTGGGCATCGCCCTCACGCCGAAGGCCGCAAAGTACCTAGAAAAGCGTCCCTATGCTCCTGGTGAGCACGGCCGCACCAGGCGCAAGCAGGACAGTGACTACGCTGTTCGTCTGCGGGAGAAGCAGCGCCTTCGCGCCCAGTACGGAATTCGCGAAGCTCAGCTGAAGATTCAGTTCGAAGAGGCTCGCAAGACTGCCGGTTTGACCGGTGAGAACTTGGTTGAGCAGCTCGAAATGCGTCTTGACGCTCTGCTCGTTCGTTCGGCTATTGCTCGCACGACCGCTCAGGCTCGTCAAATGATCGTTCACCGCCACATCTTGGTTGACGGCCAGCTCGTCGACCGTCCGTCGTTCCGCGTTAAGCCCGGACAGCTCATGCACGTCAAGGCTCGCAGTGAGGGAATGGAAATCTTCCAAGTCGCCGCCGCTGGTGGACACGTGGATGTTCTTCCGAAGACTCCTGGCTACCTTGAGGTAGAAATCGACAAGCTCCAGGCACGACTCGTGCGTCGCCCGAAGCGCGCCGAAGTACCGGTGACCTGTGAAGTTCAGCTCGTTGTTGAGTACTACGCAGCACGCTAA
- a CDS encoding DUF948 domain-containing protein: protein MTGGDIAGLIAAGVFAILVGLLAVPLLKLGRVFDETSSAIRGVSDNLDPMLTEATSTISETNRQLARVDAITRNVEETTGNVSALVALAAATVGGPLIKIAGLSAGVRAALLAIRPKRRR from the coding sequence ATGACTGGCGGAGATATTGCAGGGCTCATTGCGGCAGGAGTGTTCGCAATTCTCGTCGGGTTGCTTGCCGTTCCCCTGCTCAAGCTGGGGCGGGTATTCGACGAGACCAGCTCGGCTATCCGTGGGGTGAGTGACAATCTCGACCCCATGCTCACGGAGGCGACATCCACAATTTCTGAGACCAATCGGCAGTTGGCTCGAGTCGACGCGATCACCCGCAACGTCGAAGAAACGACGGGCAACGTCTCAGCACTAGTTGCGCTTGCCGCGGCAACCGTTGGCGGTCCACTGATCAAGATCGCCGGTCTCAGTGCTGGAGTGCGCGCGGCACTGTTGGCCATTCGTCCGAAGCGCCGTCGCTGA
- the alaS gene encoding alanine--tRNA ligase has translation MQTADIQNRWLTYFGERGHTIVPSASLVSDDPTLLFTVAGMVPFVPYLTGLVPAPFDRATSVQKCIRTLDIEEVGKTPRHGTFFQMNGNFSFGDYFKKEAIQFAWEFLTLPEADGGLGFLPEDLWVTVYDDDDDAVAYWKETAGLPDERIQRLGMDSNYWSTGQPGPAGPCSEIFFDRGPAYGADGGPATDDDRYVEIWNLVFMQYLRGEGKGKDFSILGELPKQNIDTGMGLERVAFLKQGVENMYEIDQVRPVLDKAAELSGRTYGADHEADVRLRVVADHVRSSLMLIADGVTPSNEGRGYVLRRLLRRTVRAMRLLGVEGTTFAELFPESRDAMKAAYPEVEKDYDRISRVVLAEEDTFMRTLASGTTILDTAVEQTKQSGASELPSDTAFLLHDTFGFPIDLTLEMAAEAGLSVNREAFDTLMKQQRDRAKADAGSKKQFLADLSVYGAFRAFGETTFTGYENLETDSSVIGIIVDGVSVTRATSGQIAEIILAETSLYAESGGQEADAGAIVGASYHLEVLDVQRPVKGLISHKVQVTAGEVGVGDPATALVDAEWRRGATQAHSATHVIHAALRQILGKDAHQSGSYNKAGYMRLDFSWSQALSAETKSEIEEVANTAVRDNFEVTTRIMALDDAKDLGAMALFGEKYGDTVRVVEIGGPWSLELCAGTHVGRSSEIGLISLVGESSVGSSNRRVESLVGMNAFRNFAAERAIVSELTTNLKTPREQLPDRIAELMANLKSAERKIAQLEAGQLSLRVPALVDTAQVLGSVKAVVENVGELPSTDDLRGLVQSVRERLGSEAAVVALAATIGDKPAVIVATNDASRAHGFAAGALAKAAASVLGGGGGGKPDIAQGGGANPAAIPDALALITSTLTA, from the coding sequence ATGCAGACCGCAGACATTCAGAACCGTTGGCTGACCTATTTTGGCGAGCGTGGTCACACCATCGTTCCTTCAGCATCACTCGTCAGCGATGACCCGACGCTGCTGTTTACCGTCGCGGGCATGGTTCCTTTCGTTCCTTACCTCACCGGACTCGTTCCGGCACCGTTTGATCGTGCCACGAGCGTGCAGAAGTGCATCCGAACCCTCGATATCGAAGAAGTAGGAAAGACACCTCGCCACGGAACCTTTTTCCAGATGAATGGAAACTTTTCGTTCGGTGATTACTTCAAAAAGGAAGCAATTCAATTCGCTTGGGAGTTTCTGACCCTTCCGGAAGCTGACGGGGGGCTCGGGTTCCTGCCCGAAGATCTCTGGGTAACGGTGTACGACGACGATGACGACGCCGTCGCCTACTGGAAAGAGACAGCAGGTCTGCCCGATGAGCGTATCCAGCGACTGGGCATGGACTCCAACTACTGGTCGACCGGCCAGCCAGGTCCCGCCGGGCCTTGTTCCGAAATTTTCTTTGACCGAGGACCAGCGTATGGAGCTGACGGTGGACCTGCAACCGACGACGACCGCTACGTCGAAATCTGGAACCTCGTCTTCATGCAGTACCTCCGTGGAGAGGGCAAGGGCAAAGACTTCTCGATCCTCGGCGAACTTCCCAAGCAGAATATTGACACTGGCATGGGCTTGGAGCGCGTAGCATTCCTCAAGCAAGGCGTCGAGAACATGTACGAGATCGACCAGGTTCGGCCGGTGCTCGATAAAGCCGCAGAACTTTCTGGTCGCACGTATGGTGCCGATCACGAAGCGGATGTTCGACTCCGCGTAGTTGCTGACCATGTGCGATCAAGCCTCATGCTCATCGCCGACGGCGTCACACCGAGCAACGAAGGTCGCGGATACGTTCTGCGCCGACTTTTGCGTCGCACGGTGCGCGCGATGCGCCTACTCGGCGTTGAAGGCACGACGTTCGCTGAACTGTTCCCGGAGTCTCGAGATGCGATGAAGGCTGCGTATCCTGAGGTTGAGAAGGACTACGATCGCATTTCTCGCGTCGTGCTCGCCGAAGAAGACACCTTCATGCGTACCCTCGCCAGCGGCACCACGATCCTCGACACGGCTGTTGAGCAGACCAAACAATCCGGTGCTTCTGAACTGCCCAGCGACACTGCGTTCCTGCTGCACGACACGTTCGGATTCCCGATCGACCTCACTCTCGAAATGGCTGCAGAAGCCGGGCTCTCAGTGAACCGCGAAGCTTTCGACACCCTGATGAAGCAGCAGCGTGATCGGGCGAAGGCTGACGCTGGTTCCAAGAAACAATTCCTCGCCGACCTTTCCGTCTATGGTGCGTTCCGTGCATTCGGCGAAACAACCTTCACCGGATACGAAAACCTCGAAACTGACTCAAGCGTGATCGGGATCATCGTTGACGGCGTCTCAGTGACACGGGCGACGTCCGGGCAGATCGCTGAAATCATCCTCGCGGAAACGTCCCTCTACGCCGAGTCCGGCGGTCAAGAGGCAGACGCCGGCGCGATTGTTGGCGCCAGCTACCACCTTGAAGTTCTCGATGTTCAACGTCCGGTAAAGGGACTCATCAGTCACAAGGTCCAAGTAACGGCTGGCGAGGTAGGAGTCGGGGATCCGGCCACCGCGCTCGTGGATGCCGAATGGCGCCGTGGAGCGACCCAGGCGCACTCAGCGACCCATGTCATCCATGCTGCCCTGCGTCAGATTCTGGGTAAGGATGCTCACCAGTCTGGTTCGTATAACAAGGCCGGCTACATGCGCTTGGACTTCTCGTGGTCGCAGGCGCTGTCGGCCGAAACCAAATCTGAGATTGAAGAAGTTGCCAACACTGCGGTGCGCGACAATTTCGAGGTCACCACCAGGATCATGGCACTCGATGACGCCAAAGATTTGGGCGCAATGGCCCTTTTCGGTGAAAAGTATGGCGACACTGTGCGCGTTGTCGAAATCGGTGGGCCATGGTCGCTCGAACTTTGTGCAGGCACTCACGTTGGCCGCTCCTCCGAAATTGGATTGATTTCGCTTGTTGGTGAGTCGTCAGTCGGCTCCTCAAACCGTCGCGTTGAGTCACTCGTGGGTATGAATGCGTTCCGCAACTTTGCCGCAGAACGCGCCATCGTTTCCGAATTGACCACCAACTTGAAGACGCCGCGTGAGCAGCTGCCAGACCGTATTGCGGAACTCATGGCGAATCTGAAGTCGGCGGAGCGCAAGATTGCCCAACTCGAAGCTGGCCAGTTGTCTCTGCGCGTTCCAGCTCTCGTTGACACGGCTCAGGTGCTGGGCTCGGTGAAGGCGGTAGTTGAGAATGTCGGCGAACTTCCTTCGACTGACGACCTTCGTGGGCTTGTGCAGTCAGTTCGAGAGCGACTCGGTTCGGAAGCAGCCGTTGTAGCTTTGGCGGCGACAATCGGCGATAAACCCGCAGTGATCGTCGCAACGAATGATGCATCTCGTGCCCACGGCTTTGCTGCTGGTGCACTTGCTAAAGCCGCGGCCAGTGTGCTCGGTGGCGGTGGCGGAGGCAAGCCAGACATTGCCCAGGGCGGTGGCGCTAATCCAGCAGCTATCCCTGATGCACTTGCGCTCATTACGTCGACCCTCACGGCGTAG
- the ruvX gene encoding Holliday junction resolvase RuvX, translating into MRSGTRLGVDVGKVRVGVARSDPQGMLATPVETVQRADASVQKVLAIAAEHDAVELVVGLPIALSGRDTASTGDARDFAQQLADESELPVRLVDERMTTMSANSALRASGRNAKNSRSVVDQVAAVIILQHALDFERSAATPPGELVEPTLGS; encoded by the coding sequence ATGCGATCGGGTACTCGACTCGGTGTTGACGTCGGAAAGGTGCGCGTAGGCGTTGCACGTAGCGACCCGCAGGGGATGCTTGCGACTCCGGTAGAGACAGTTCAGCGTGCCGACGCTAGCGTGCAGAAAGTTCTTGCCATCGCGGCGGAACACGACGCCGTCGAGCTTGTTGTTGGTCTCCCGATCGCGCTGTCCGGTCGCGACACCGCGTCGACGGGAGACGCGCGAGACTTTGCACAGCAGCTTGCTGACGAATCTGAGCTGCCCGTGCGGCTCGTTGACGAACGGATGACCACGATGAGCGCCAATTCTGCGCTGCGGGCGTCCGGTCGCAACGCTAAGAACTCTCGTTCGGTCGTCGATCAGGTTGCGGCCGTTATAATTTTGCAACACGCCCTCGACTTCGAGCGTTCGGCGGCCACGCCGCCAGGAGAGCTCGTCGAACCGACGCTAGGATCCTGA